A stretch of Desulfurivibrio alkaliphilus AHT 2 DNA encodes these proteins:
- the amrA gene encoding AmmeMemoRadiSam system protein A — protein sequence MEPGTSTAVDKLTLEDGQALLWLARQTIAQRLWQAVADPPGEISQTLASPRLQERRGVFVTLKSNGQLRGCIGSLQPVGSIVEGVRDNALKAAFGDPRFPGLSVEELAAVQIEISVLTPLKPLSYQGSEELVARLRPDRDGVLIEQGGLSATFLPQVWKQLPQPENFLAQLCLKAGLPATAWQSGQLKVETYQVQSFAEK from the coding sequence ATGGAGCCCGGTACGTCTACGGCGGTAGACAAACTTACTTTGGAAGATGGTCAGGCCCTGTTGTGGCTGGCCCGGCAGACCATTGCTCAACGACTTTGGCAGGCCGTCGCCGATCCCCCTGGTGAGATCAGCCAAACCTTGGCTTCCCCTCGCCTGCAGGAGCGGCGGGGGGTCTTTGTGACCTTGAAAAGCAACGGGCAGCTAAGGGGGTGCATCGGCAGCCTGCAACCGGTGGGCAGCATCGTGGAAGGGGTGCGGGATAACGCGCTGAAAGCCGCTTTTGGCGATCCCCGTTTCCCCGGCTTGAGTGTCGAGGAATTAGCAGCGGTGCAAATAGAGATCAGTGTGCTGACCCCGTTGAAGCCTTTAAGCTACCAGGGTTCCGAGGAACTGGTGGCGAGGCTGCGTCCCGACCGGGATGGCGTATTGATTGAGCAGGGCGGCTTGTCCGCCACCTTTTTGCCCCAGGTATGGAAGCAGTTGCCCCAACCGGAAAATTTTCTTGCCCAGCTCTGTCTCAAAGCCGGCTTGCCGGCGACAGCCTGGCAGAGCGGCCAGCTAAAGGTGGAAACCTATCAGGTGCAGTCGTTTGCCGAAAAGTGA
- a CDS encoding IscA/HesB family protein, with protein sequence MLEITELASKKLKAYLEDNSIDSPVRVALMQGGUAGPSLGLALDEPKENDTTHTQDGVKYLIDNGLSQQCGAVKIDFIDAGARSGFSITPANPLGGGGCGSSCSTAGGSCGC encoded by the coding sequence ATGCTGGAAATAACTGAATTGGCAAGCAAAAAACTGAAGGCCTACCTGGAGGACAACAGTATTGATTCTCCAGTACGCGTGGCCCTAATGCAGGGCGGGTGAGCCGGTCCCTCACTGGGATTGGCTCTGGATGAGCCAAAAGAAAACGACACCACCCATACCCAGGATGGTGTAAAGTACCTGATCGACAATGGCCTGAGCCAGCAGTGCGGTGCGGTGAAGATCGACTTCATCGATGCCGGGGCGCGCTCCGGTTTCTCCATCACCCCAGCCAACCCCTTGGGTGGCGGCGGATGCGGCAGTTCCTGCAGCACTGCCGGTGGTTCCTGCGGCTGTTAA
- a CDS encoding 6-phosphofructokinase yields the protein MKKIVISTGGGDAPGLNAVIYAVTKSAYQRGWEIYGSKSGYRGLLDPDELIRLTPEKVEDIMPLGGTILGSTNKGNPFAMPVENLAGEIQTLDLSDRIMRNFRRLGFFCHIAVGGDGSLEIAHRFAQEKGMPVIGVPKTIDNDLEATQRTFGFDTAVSTATEALDKLHSTAKSHDRVMVVEVMGRDSGWIALNAGISGGADVILIPEIPFDIELVCQKINDNELRDKHYAIVVVAEGAKARGMKKAVCKKNCELGRDGELLGGIGEWVAEHIRKLTGKDTRSLTLGHLQRGGSPTTFDRLLALRFGGAAVRMAELELFDHMVALKTPDMAAVPLAEAVKGRKKVEVNSDKLLTAREIGICFGDNN from the coding sequence ATGAAAAAAATTGTTATTTCCACCGGCGGCGGTGACGCCCCGGGGCTCAACGCGGTGATTTACGCGGTAACCAAGTCGGCATATCAGCGGGGATGGGAGATATACGGCAGTAAGAGCGGCTACCGGGGCCTGCTGGACCCCGATGAACTAATTCGCCTTACCCCTGAAAAGGTGGAAGATATCATGCCACTGGGGGGAACCATCCTGGGCTCCACCAACAAGGGCAACCCCTTTGCCATGCCGGTGGAAAATTTGGCCGGCGAGATCCAGACCCTGGACCTGTCCGACCGGATTATGCGCAACTTCCGGCGGTTGGGTTTTTTCTGCCATATCGCGGTGGGCGGCGACGGCAGTCTGGAAATCGCCCACCGCTTTGCCCAAGAAAAAGGGATGCCGGTGATCGGGGTGCCCAAGACCATCGACAACGACCTGGAGGCAACCCAACGCACCTTCGGCTTTGATACCGCCGTCTCCACCGCCACCGAGGCCTTGGACAAACTCCATTCCACCGCCAAATCCCACGACCGGGTGATGGTGGTGGAGGTGATGGGCCGGGATTCCGGCTGGATTGCCTTGAACGCCGGCATTTCCGGCGGGGCCGACGTTATCCTGATCCCTGAAATCCCCTTTGACATCGAGCTGGTCTGCCAAAAAATCAACGATAACGAACTACGGGACAAACATTACGCCATTGTGGTGGTGGCCGAAGGGGCCAAGGCTCGGGGGATGAAAAAAGCGGTGTGCAAAAAAAACTGTGAGTTGGGCCGGGACGGGGAACTGCTGGGAGGAATAGGGGAATGGGTGGCGGAACATATCCGCAAGCTCACCGGTAAAGACACCCGCTCGCTGACCCTGGGGCACCTGCAGCGGGGGGGCTCTCCCACCACCTTCGATCGCCTGCTGGCCCTGCGTTTCGGCGGGGCGGCGGTGCGCATGGCCGAACTTGAACTTTTTGACCACATGGTGGCCCTGAAAACCCCGGACATGGCGGCAGTACCCCTGGCCGAAGCGGTAAAGGGCCGCAAAAAGGTGGAAGTCAACAGCGACAAACTGCTCACCGCCCGGGAAATCGGCATCTGTTTCGGGGATAACAACTGA
- a CDS encoding PAS domain S-box protein, translating into MSQPTDLHFKAWPWLLAFIALQATGLAVLFKFTHLSLTDPDLQSLYGWLAVAAVVTNLIFWLILRQTSILRRTQLELQNSKTRLEESQRIAKIGHWEWDIEKEHLFWSPELYRIFERRPEQFQASYQAFLATIHPDDRELVQKEVNKSLERHLPYSVDHRIMLPGGAEKFLRETGELLFDQKGKPYKMLGTAQDITAEKTAEQELHHRMQMLTLTAEVGMMLTRNTPLETILQECCKAMVRHLDAALARIWLIPEMDSSLILTASAGLHTRLDGEFSRIPIDPRTKIGDIALHRRAKVSNQLLNDPQIRNPRWVEQHKLRAMAGHPLVIDGKVVGVMAFFTRHHLPQSIIEPLATVADIVALGLERKQTEERLRVRARIIEELHDAIITTTPDGLISNWNRGAERLFGYTAAEARQQPLHFFLPPHELDFFQSEILPRVEEKGNHQFEIEIQTQNGLHRHADFSLSRLNRDSFIGGGLICYARDITERKQSEEKIRLSRQLLDETSEAVVITDADAKIIEVNRAFEKVTGYWVIVKSGVWDN; encoded by the coding sequence ATGTCCCAACCTACCGATCTACATTTTAAAGCCTGGCCCTGGCTGCTGGCTTTCATTGCCCTGCAGGCAACCGGGCTCGCGGTGCTGTTCAAATTCACCCATCTGTCACTGACCGACCCCGACCTGCAAAGCCTTTACGGTTGGCTGGCAGTCGCCGCCGTGGTCACCAACCTGATTTTTTGGCTGATCCTGCGCCAGACCAGCATCCTGCGCCGAACCCAATTGGAGTTGCAGAACAGCAAAACCCGGTTGGAGGAATCCCAGCGGATTGCCAAAATCGGCCATTGGGAATGGGATATCGAAAAAGAGCATCTGTTCTGGTCGCCGGAGTTGTACCGGATTTTCGAGCGCCGGCCCGAACAGTTTCAGGCCAGCTACCAGGCCTTCCTGGCCACTATCCATCCCGATGACCGGGAACTGGTCCAGAAGGAGGTCAATAAATCGCTGGAACGCCATCTCCCCTACAGCGTTGATCACCGCATCATGCTGCCCGGCGGAGCGGAAAAGTTCCTGCGTGAAACCGGCGAACTGCTTTTTGACCAGAAGGGCAAGCCGTACAAGATGCTGGGCACGGCCCAAGATATCACCGCGGAGAAAACGGCGGAGCAAGAACTGCACCATCGCATGCAGATGCTGACCTTAACCGCGGAGGTCGGCATGATGCTGACCCGCAACACCCCCCTGGAAACCATCCTCCAGGAATGCTGCAAGGCCATGGTCAGACACCTGGACGCCGCCCTGGCCCGCATCTGGTTGATCCCAGAAATGGACTCCAGCCTGATCCTGACCGCCAGTGCTGGCCTGCACACCCGACTTGACGGAGAGTTTTCCCGGATACCCATCGACCCCCGCACCAAAATCGGCGATATCGCCCTGCACCGCCGGGCCAAAGTTTCCAACCAACTGCTCAATGACCCCCAAATCAGAAACCCCCGCTGGGTTGAACAGCACAAGTTACGGGCGATGGCCGGCCACCCGTTGGTCATCGACGGCAAAGTGGTCGGGGTTATGGCCTTTTTCACCCGCCACCACCTGCCCCAGTCCATTATCGAGCCCCTGGCCACGGTGGCCGACATCGTCGCCCTGGGCCTGGAGCGCAAACAGACGGAAGAGCGGCTGCGGGTGCGAGCCAGGATCATCGAGGAACTCCACGATGCCATCATCACCACCACCCCCGACGGCCTGATCAGCAACTGGAACCGTGGGGCCGAGCGCCTGTTCGGCTACACGGCCGCCGAGGCCCGGCAGCAGCCGTTGCACTTTTTTCTGCCCCCGCATGAACTGGATTTTTTCCAGTCGGAAATCCTGCCCCGGGTAGAGGAAAAGGGCAACCACCAGTTTGAAATTGAAATCCAGACCCAAAACGGCCTCCATCGCCATGCCGACTTTTCCCTTTCACGGCTCAACCGCGACAGTTTTATCGGCGGCGGCCTGATCTGTTACGCCCGGGATATCACCGAGCGCAAGCAAAGCGAAGAAAAAATCAGGCTCTCCCGCCAGCTCCTGGATGAGACCAGCGAGGCGGTGGTGATTACCGACGCCGACGCAAAGATCATCGAGGTCAACCGGGCCTTTGAAAAGGTCACCGGCTACTGGGTTATAGTCAAATCTGGTGTATGGGATAACTGA